From Phycodurus eques isolate BA_2022a chromosome 13, UOR_Pequ_1.1, whole genome shotgun sequence, a single genomic window includes:
- the efcab14 gene encoding EF-hand calcium-binding domain-containing protein 14 isoform X3, which yields MKKRKELNALIGLGDSKRKKAKKGSGHRLLRTEPPDSESDSSSEEDDEFNSMSSGARFGKKSYSQCCTVCYPLFLFIILAACVMACAGLLWMQIALKEDLDSMKEKLHSIESSQKASSAEIPKLSEDLKNKDRKLDDIENGNKGLGKLWFNLTEINRKIILLDAAVSHLKANLKSASDLISLPTTVEELQKSVATIGSTLTSVQHDVKTMQTVLESQTDSDDGLKTTDISDLRKAVSEANQAEAKHHTWSDEQIHTLLSTVAELQHRVSSLESGSQQNLKDAEFQPLISSGPQTTEMTEAQTTKVSSSDNFTVSPDPQTSRRPRFLLPNRSKRNTDVKCQTRRLLPGVTLKGLEEIFANVDDDPASLTYEELCGKLGPSPPKARALRCFDSNGDKRYSLTELRAAFRV from the exons atgaaaaagaggaAGGAGCTAAACGCCCTCATCGGACTCGGGGACAGCAAGAGGAAGAAGGCGAAGAAGGGCTCCGGTCACCGGCTTCTCCGAACCGAGCCGCCGGACTCGGAGTCTGACTCCAGCTCGGAGGAAGACGACGAGTTCAACAGCATGAGCAGCGGAGCTAGATTTGGCAA GAAAAGTTACAGTCAATGCTGCACTGTGTGCTACCCATTGTTTCTCTTCATTATCCTCGCTGCCTGTGTCATGGCCTGTGCTGGACTCTTATGGATGCAGATTGCCTTGAAGGAAGATCTGGACTCAATGAAGGAAAAACTGCACAGCA TAGAATCCAGCCAAAAGGCGTCGTCAGCTGAAATACCAAAACTCAGCGAGGACCTGAAAAACAAGGACAGGAAGCTTGATGACATTGAGAATGGGAACAAAGGGTTGGGCAAACTCTGGTTCAACCTCACAGAAATTAACAGAAAG ATCATTTTGCTGGACGCTGCTGTAAGCCACTTAAAGGCCAATTTGAAATCGGCTTCCGATTTAATCAGCCTGCCCACTACAGTGGAAGAACTTCAAAAG agcgtGGCTACAATCGGAAGCACGCTAACAAGTGTTCAACACGACGTGAAGACGATGCAGACTGTGCTCGAAAGTCAGACAGATTCGGACGACGGGCTGAAGACAACG GACATAAGTGACCTGAGGAAAGCAGTGAGCGAGGCCAACCAGGCGGAGGCGAAGCACCACACGTGGAGCGACGAGCAAATCCACACGCTCCTGTCCACCGTCGCCGAGCTCCAGCACAGAGTGTCGTCTCTGGAGAGCGGCTCCCAACAAAAC TTGAAAGATGCTGAATTTCAGCCTCTGATCAGCAGCGGACCTCAAACGACTGAGATGACTGAGGCTCAAACAACCAAAGTCTCATCATCAG ACAACTTCACGGTAAGTCCTGATCCGCAGACTAGCAGACGCCCACGCTTCCTCCTCCCGAACCGCTCCAAGAGAAACACTGATGTCAAATGCCAAACGAGGCGCTTGCTTCCTGGAGTCACTTTGAaag GTCTGGAAGAAATCTTCGCTAATGTCGATGACGATCCGGCGAGCCTGACGTACGAAGAGCTTTGTGGGAAACTCGGGCCGTCCCCTCCGAAAGCTCGCGCGTTGAGGTGCTTCGACAGCAACGGCGACAAGAGGTACTCCCTGACGGAGCTGAGGGCCGCGTTCAGAGTGTGA
- the efcab14 gene encoding EF-hand calcium-binding domain-containing protein 14 isoform X2 → MKKRKELNALIGLGDSKRKKAKKGSGHRLLRTEPPDSESDSSSEEDDEFNSMSSGARFGKKSYSQCCTVCYPLFLFIILAACVMACAGLLWMQIALKEDLDSMKEKLHSKSSQKASSAEIPKLSEDLKNKDRKLDDIENGNKGLGKLWFNLTEINRKIILLDAAVSHLKANLKSASDLISLPTTVEELQKSVATIGSTLTSVQHDVKTMQTVLESQTDSDDGLKTTDISDLRKAVSEANQAEAKHHTWSDEQIHTLLSTVAELQHRVSSLESGSQQNLKDAEFQPLISSGPQTTEMTEAQTTKVSSSDNFTVSPDPQTSRRPRFLLPNRSKRNTDVKCQTRRLLPGVTLKGLEEIFANVDDDPASLTYEELCGKLGPSPPKARALRCFDSNGDKRYSLTELRAAFRVFV, encoded by the exons atgaaaaagaggaAGGAGCTAAACGCCCTCATCGGACTCGGGGACAGCAAGAGGAAGAAGGCGAAGAAGGGCTCCGGTCACCGGCTTCTCCGAACCGAGCCGCCGGACTCGGAGTCTGACTCCAGCTCGGAGGAAGACGACGAGTTCAACAGCATGAGCAGCGGAGCTAGATTTGGCAA GAAAAGTTACAGTCAATGCTGCACTGTGTGCTACCCATTGTTTCTCTTCATTATCCTCGCTGCCTGTGTCATGGCCTGTGCTGGACTCTTATGGATGCAGATTGCCTTGAAGGAAGATCTGGACTCAATGAAGGAAAAACTGCACAGCA AATCCAGCCAAAAGGCGTCGTCAGCTGAAATACCAAAACTCAGCGAGGACCTGAAAAACAAGGACAGGAAGCTTGATGACATTGAGAATGGGAACAAAGGGTTGGGCAAACTCTGGTTCAACCTCACAGAAATTAACAGAAAG ATCATTTTGCTGGACGCTGCTGTAAGCCACTTAAAGGCCAATTTGAAATCGGCTTCCGATTTAATCAGCCTGCCCACTACAGTGGAAGAACTTCAAAAG agcgtGGCTACAATCGGAAGCACGCTAACAAGTGTTCAACACGACGTGAAGACGATGCAGACTGTGCTCGAAAGTCAGACAGATTCGGACGACGGGCTGAAGACAACG GACATAAGTGACCTGAGGAAAGCAGTGAGCGAGGCCAACCAGGCGGAGGCGAAGCACCACACGTGGAGCGACGAGCAAATCCACACGCTCCTGTCCACCGTCGCCGAGCTCCAGCACAGAGTGTCGTCTCTGGAGAGCGGCTCCCAACAAAAC TTGAAAGATGCTGAATTTCAGCCTCTGATCAGCAGCGGACCTCAAACGACTGAGATGACTGAGGCTCAAACAACCAAAGTCTCATCATCAG ACAACTTCACGGTAAGTCCTGATCCGCAGACTAGCAGACGCCCACGCTTCCTCCTCCCGAACCGCTCCAAGAGAAACACTGATGTCAAATGCCAAACGAGGCGCTTGCTTCCTGGAGTCACTTTGAaag GTCTGGAAGAAATCTTCGCTAATGTCGATGACGATCCGGCGAGCCTGACGTACGAAGAGCTTTGTGGGAAACTCGGGCCGTCCCCTCCGAAAGCTCGCGCGTTGAGGTGCTTCGACAGCAACGGCGACAAGAGGTACTCCCTGACGGAGCTGAGGGCCGCGTTCAGAGT TTTTGTTTGA
- the znf830 gene encoding zinc finger protein 830: MATAKKGKKVVNQEELRRLMREKQRQTSGKKRVESPFAKYNSLGHLSCVLCNTQVKSELLWPAHVLGKLHKEKASEQKEGKQTPQSQPVKRKATDDDKDVNGKRAKSTPDAGQSASAVPEDLFAKPNSVKKSEGVSFLAGVYDDDEEEATVVAGTTAAAPQAAGLPADFFDSSIPSAPAVSHSGSIAKAEAPPPPEKSAEKKDNTAEALPEGFFDDPVRDAKVRNVDAPKDHMDKEWEEFQKEIRQVNTKSEAIVAEDDEEGRLERQIDEIDEQIECYKRVEMLRDKRDVAKRRSQPRREEPMETETKMEEEEEENEEELLGLLSQDWRAKGALA, encoded by the coding sequence ATGGCCACGGCGAAGAAGGGGAAGAAAGTTGTGAATCAAGAGGAACTCAGGCGCTTGATGAGAGAGAAGCAAAGGCAAACGTCTGGGAAAAAGCGCGTGGAGTCCCCGTTTGCTAAATATAACAGCTTGGGCCACTTGAGCTGTGTGCTGTGCAATACGCAGGTGAAGTCGGAGCTTCTGTGGCCCGCTCACGTACTCGGGAAACTGCACAAGGAGAAAGCGAGCGAGCAAAAAGAGGGGAAACAAACACCACAAAGTCAACCAGTGAAAAGAAAAGCGACGGACGACGACAAGGACGTCAACGGAAAAAGGGCGAAATCAACGCCGGATGCAGGTCAGTCCGCCTCGGCGGTACCTGAAGATTTGTTTGCGAAACCGAACTCTGTCAAAAAGTCTGAAGGCGTTAGTTTCCTCGCGGGAGTCTATGAtgacgacgaggaggaggcgACTGTGGTAGCAGGGACGACCGCCGCCGCTCCTCAAGCCGCCGGACTACCAGCGGACTTCTTTGACAGCTCCATCCCGTCCGCCCCAGCCGTCTCCCACTCGGGCTCCATCGCCAAGGCGGAGGCGCCACCGCCGCCGGAGAAAAGCGCCGAGAAAAAGGACAACACGGCCGAGGCGCTACCCGAAGGCTTCTTCGACGATCCGGTGCGGGACGCCAAGGTGCGCAACGTGGACGCGCCCAAGGACCACATGGACAAGGAGTGGGAAGAGTTCCAGAAGGAGATACGGCAGGTGAACACCAAGTCGGAGGCTATCGTGGCTGAGGACGACGAGGAGGGCCGCCTCGAGCGACAGATCGACGAGATCGACGAGCAGATCGAGTGTTACAAGAGGGTGGAGATGCTGAGGGACAAGAGGGACGTGGCGAAAAGAAGGTCTCAGCCGAGGAGGGAGGAACCCATGGAGACTGAAACCAAaatggaggaggaagaagaggagaatGAAGAAGAACTACTTGGACTTTTGTCCCAGGACTGGAGGGCGAAAGGAGCACTGGCATGA
- the efcab14 gene encoding EF-hand calcium-binding domain-containing protein 14 isoform X1, with product MKKRKELNALIGLGDSKRKKAKKGSGHRLLRTEPPDSESDSSSEEDDEFNSMSSGARFGKKSYSQCCTVCYPLFLFIILAACVMACAGLLWMQIALKEDLDSMKEKLHSIESSQKASSAEIPKLSEDLKNKDRKLDDIENGNKGLGKLWFNLTEINRKIILLDAAVSHLKANLKSASDLISLPTTVEELQKSVATIGSTLTSVQHDVKTMQTVLESQTDSDDGLKTTDISDLRKAVSEANQAEAKHHTWSDEQIHTLLSTVAELQHRVSSLESGSQQNLKDAEFQPLISSGPQTTEMTEAQTTKVSSSDNFTVSPDPQTSRRPRFLLPNRSKRNTDVKCQTRRLLPGVTLKGLEEIFANVDDDPASLTYEELCGKLGPSPPKARALRCFDSNGDKRYSLTELRAAFRVFV from the exons atgaaaaagaggaAGGAGCTAAACGCCCTCATCGGACTCGGGGACAGCAAGAGGAAGAAGGCGAAGAAGGGCTCCGGTCACCGGCTTCTCCGAACCGAGCCGCCGGACTCGGAGTCTGACTCCAGCTCGGAGGAAGACGACGAGTTCAACAGCATGAGCAGCGGAGCTAGATTTGGCAA GAAAAGTTACAGTCAATGCTGCACTGTGTGCTACCCATTGTTTCTCTTCATTATCCTCGCTGCCTGTGTCATGGCCTGTGCTGGACTCTTATGGATGCAGATTGCCTTGAAGGAAGATCTGGACTCAATGAAGGAAAAACTGCACAGCA TAGAATCCAGCCAAAAGGCGTCGTCAGCTGAAATACCAAAACTCAGCGAGGACCTGAAAAACAAGGACAGGAAGCTTGATGACATTGAGAATGGGAACAAAGGGTTGGGCAAACTCTGGTTCAACCTCACAGAAATTAACAGAAAG ATCATTTTGCTGGACGCTGCTGTAAGCCACTTAAAGGCCAATTTGAAATCGGCTTCCGATTTAATCAGCCTGCCCACTACAGTGGAAGAACTTCAAAAG agcgtGGCTACAATCGGAAGCACGCTAACAAGTGTTCAACACGACGTGAAGACGATGCAGACTGTGCTCGAAAGTCAGACAGATTCGGACGACGGGCTGAAGACAACG GACATAAGTGACCTGAGGAAAGCAGTGAGCGAGGCCAACCAGGCGGAGGCGAAGCACCACACGTGGAGCGACGAGCAAATCCACACGCTCCTGTCCACCGTCGCCGAGCTCCAGCACAGAGTGTCGTCTCTGGAGAGCGGCTCCCAACAAAAC TTGAAAGATGCTGAATTTCAGCCTCTGATCAGCAGCGGACCTCAAACGACTGAGATGACTGAGGCTCAAACAACCAAAGTCTCATCATCAG ACAACTTCACGGTAAGTCCTGATCCGCAGACTAGCAGACGCCCACGCTTCCTCCTCCCGAACCGCTCCAAGAGAAACACTGATGTCAAATGCCAAACGAGGCGCTTGCTTCCTGGAGTCACTTTGAaag GTCTGGAAGAAATCTTCGCTAATGTCGATGACGATCCGGCGAGCCTGACGTACGAAGAGCTTTGTGGGAAACTCGGGCCGTCCCCTCCGAAAGCTCGCGCGTTGAGGTGCTTCGACAGCAACGGCGACAAGAGGTACTCCCTGACGGAGCTGAGGGCCGCGTTCAGAGT TTTTGTTTGA